The following proteins are co-located in the Penaeus monodon isolate SGIC_2016 chromosome 10, NSTDA_Pmon_1, whole genome shotgun sequence genome:
- the LOC119577821 gene encoding chromodomain-helicase-DNA-binding protein Mi-2 homolog isoform X10: MPSDVEETEYREEEEEQGEGEEEEQDQGDSNEEEQDEEWGGGKRKRKKSKKRKSSRGERGRKKRKKKDESESEGEYEEEGGRVDSDNQEETPKGRGRGKGRGRPPATPTATVPESNDFTGGGDQMPTVAEVCESFGLNDVELEYTDSDFQNLTTYKLFQQHVRPLLAKENPRVPVSKLMMLVAAKWREFTARNQQQEEEEEDEIVEEEEEEEPEPAPVQQITPKGRGRPRKAKVDEEVEEDFDDDSEGVGKKKRGRKRTATAEGKSKKGGKVPTLKIKLGKRKKDTSVSLEDESSQDSDAEFEQMLAEAEDMNKAEDEAEQQNAPKKKAKTKIGNKNKRKKRMKAKDEDGYETDHQDYCEVCQQGGEIILCDTCPKAYHLVCLEPELEEAPEGKWSCPTCESEGVKEEDEHMEYCKVCKDGGELLCCDSCVNAYHTYCLSPPLFEVPEGEWTCQRCACEPLPGKVQKILFWRYVDPPKPPENWKEIVGDKWEKYQFKQLREFLVKWVDMSYWHCSWISELMLDVHHPQMLRSYFKKFDPDEPPVPGMDDDDEVGSQRRGKSIDPNSLEERYYKYGIKSTWLKIHRVLNHRSLRDGTIQYLVKWRDLPYDQATWEDEDEEIIGLKTAIEFYHDLRAACNADAVGKSKKGKKKGKARARELGEEDREPSSPRRYTPPPDKPVTNLSKKWEKQPDYLDMTGLSLHEYQLEGVNWLRYSWGQGTDTILADEMGLGKTIQTIAFLYSLYKEGHSKGPFLVAVPLSTIINWEREFEMWAPDFYVVTYVGDRESRSMIREHELSFEEGAVRSASKATRIRTTNVKFNVLLTSYEMISMDQACLGSLEWACLVVDEAHRLKSNQSKFFRVLNQYNIVYRLLLTGTPLQNNLEELFHLLNFLCPEKFSDLSSFQNEFEDIAKEDQIKKLHDLLGPHMLRRLKTDVLKNMPTKSEFIIRVELSPLQKKYYKYILTRNFEALNSRGGGQQVSLLNIVMDLKKCCNHPYLFPAAAEEAPKLPNGMYVSRDLVKASGKFILLESMLEKLKRDGHRVLIFSQMTRMLDVLEDFCEGMGYKYERIDGGITGQARQEAIDRFNAPGAQQFIFLLSTRAGGLGINLATADTVIIYDSDWNPHNDIQAFSRAHRIGQANKVMIYRFVTRNSVEERVTQVAKRKMMLTHLVVRPGMGSKATNFSKQELDDILRFGTEELFKEEEGKEDEAIHYDNQAIEELLDRTKEGIEQKENWANEYLSSFKVASYVTKEGEEEEMEDVEVLKQEADNTDSLYWERLLRHHFEQQQEDLARTLGKGKRVRKQVNYNDAADGREDLSWQEQGSDYNSDFSMPSDNDNDDEFDEKNETEGGRRSRRRGDRGDRDRPLPPLLARVGGNIEVLGFNARQRKAFLNAVMRYGMPPQEAFNSQWLVRDLRGKSEKCFRAYTSLFMRHLCEPGNDNAETFADGVPREGLSRQHVLTRIGVMSLIRKKISEFETINGHYSMPEALNRPVEPAVVDGGKSNGTSASGTPATSVTPSPAPSVKGESEDKEEDKKEEAKKEDDKKAEDKEKKDEKETEKEEEKKEEKVEKKEEEKTEGEKEKKDEPAETPEVKAEEEEKKETEQTEKKEEPEKMEVEETKKEEEKKEEVKMETEEKEQKEEQKTEEKEEAEVKAEKVEKTEEDKEAEKKEEVKKEEEEKEDEKDKEKEKEKEGDKDKDKDKDKKEEDDKKDSKKKDVDSVAKRKFMFNIADGGFTELHTLWQNEEKAAVPGREYEIWHRRHDYWLLAGIVTHGYGRWQDIQNDVRFAIINEPFKMDVGKGNFLEIKNKFLARRFKQLLEQALVIEEQLRRAAFLNLQQDPHHPACTLNARFAEVECLAESHQHLSKESLAGNKPANAVLNKVLNQLEELLSDMKSDVTRLPASLARIPPVAQRLQMSERSILSRLASGAGNVDKSAQGAGEGQISTTFPGGFTPTGALPTLGNANFANFRPQYSLPGAATGPGVPSVQVSSLQSLGASLHMLAASNPLLDPHLSMQQPPTSHSGAISAATRASLLLHQQQQQQLQQHSGDTKNLIYLD, from the exons aggaggaggaggaacaaggggaaggggaagaagaagaacaagatcaAGGTGATTCaaatgaagaagaacaagatGAAGAGTGGGGTGGAGGAAAACGGAaacgaaagaaaagtaaaaagagaaagtcCTCACGCGGTGAGCGTGGgcggaaaaaacgaaagaagaaagatgagagtgagagt GAAGGTGAATATGAAGAAGAGGGTGGCCGTGTTGACTCAGACAATCAAGAAGAAACCCCAAAAGGAAGGGGTCGTGGAAAAGGACGTGGGAGGCCTCCTGCAACTCCCACAGCAACTGTACCAGAATCAA ATGATTTCACAGGTGGAGGAGATCAAATGCCAACAGTTGCTGAGGTGTGTGAAAGCTTTGGGCTGAATGATGTCGAATTGGAGTACACTGACTCAGATTTTCAGAACCTTACAACTTACAAGTTGTTCCAGCAACATGTACGTCCACTTCTGGCTAAGGAAAATCCAAGG GTACCAGTGTCTAAGTTGATGATGTTGGTAGCTGCAAAGTGGCGTGAATTCACGGCTCGCAATCagcagcaggaagaggaggaggaagatgaaattgtagaagaggaggaagaagaggaaccaGAACCAGCACCGGTACAA CAGATAACACCCAAGGGTCGGGGACGCCCTAGAAAAGCCAAGGTAgatgaagaagtagaggaagactttgatgatgatagtgaaggcGTTGGTAAGAAAAAACGTGGCCGAAAACGCACTGCTACAGcagaagggaaaagcaaaaagggtGGAAAAGTTCCAACTTTGAAGATTAAgttagggaagaggaagaaggacacCTCGGTGAGTCTG GAGGATGAATCAAGCCAAGACAGTGATGCAGAGTTTGAGCAAATGCTGGCTGAGGCAGAGGACATGAACAAGGCAGAAGATGAGGCAGAACAGCAAAATGCACCCAAAAAGAAAGCCAAAACCAAGATTGGCaacaaaaataaacgtaaaaaacgTATGAAGGCTAAAGATGAGGATGGATACGAAACCGATCATCAA GATTACTGCGAGGTATGTCAGCAGGGTGGTGAGATCATCCTTTGTGACACTTGTCCTAAGGCTTACCATCTGGTGTGTCTTGAACCAGAATTGGAAGAGGCTCCTGAGGGCAAGTGGTCATGCCCCACTTGTGAGTCAGAGGGAGTCAAGGAAGAAGATGAACATATGGAGTACTGTAAAGTTTGTAAG GATGGTGGTGAACTTCTTTGCTGTGATTCATGTGTGAATGCATACCATACATATTGCTTGTCGCCACCCTTGTTTGAAGTACCTGAAGGAGAATGGACTTGTCAGCGCTGTGCTTGTGAGCCTTTGCCAGGAAAAGTCCAGAAGATCCTATTCTGGAG ATATGTTGACCCTCCAAAGCCACCAGAGAATTGGAAGGAGATTGTTGGAGACAAATGGGAAAAATATCAGTTCAAACAGTTGCGCGAGTTTTTGGTGAAGTGGGTTGACATGTCCTACTGGCACTGCTCTTGGATTTCAGAACTCATGCTGGATGTACATCATCCTCAG ATGTTGCGTTCATACTTCAAAAAGTTTGATCCAGATGAGCCTCCTGTACCtggtatggatgatgatgatgaagtaggtTCACAAAGACGTGGCAAAAGCATTGATCCGAACTCCTTGGAAGAAAG ATATTACAAATATGGAATCAAGTCCACCTGGTTGAAAATCCATCGTGTGTTGAACCATCGTTCTTTACGGGATGGAACCATACAGTATCTTGTGAAATGGCGAGACTTACCCTATGACCAAGCTACatgggaagatgaggatgaggagattATTGGcttaaaaactgcaattgagtttTATCATGATCTGAGAGCAGCATGTAATGCTGATGCTG TTGGTAagagtaagaaggggaaaaagaaaggcaaggCAAGGGCACGAGAATTGGGTGAGGAAGATCGTGAGCCCTCTTCACCCCGGCGATACACTCCTCCTCCTGATAAACCAGTAACCAACCTCAGTAAGAAGTGGGAGAAGCAGCCAGACTACTTGGACATGACTGGGCTCTCACTTCACGAGTATCAGCTTGAGGGTGTGAATTGGTTAAG ATATTCTTGGGGTCAGGGAACAGACACCATCTTGGCCGATGAGATGGGTCTTGGAAAGACAATTCAGACAATTGCATTTTTGTATTCACTGTACAAAGAAGGACACTCCAAAGGTCCCTTCCTTGTTGCTGTCCCACTCTCCACCATCATAAATTGGGAAAGAGAGTTTGAGATGTGGGCCCCAGATTTCTATGTTGTCACATATGTAGGCGACAGAGAATCACGATCTATGATTCGTGAGCACGAATTGTCATTTGAAGAAGGAGCAGTGCGAAGTGCATCAAAAGCCACACGTATCCGTACAACAAATGTAAAGTTCAATGTACTTCTAACTTCCTATGAGATGATATCTATGGATCAAGCTTGCTTAGGATCATTAGAGTGGGCCTGCTTGGTTGTAGATGAAGCTCACAGATTGAAGAGTAACCAGTCTAag TTCTTCCGTGTGCTGAACCAGTACAACATCGTTTATCGTCTTCTTTTAACTGGAACCCCACTTCAAAACAACCTGGAGGAACTTTTCCATTTACTCAACTTCTTGTGTCCTGAAAAATTCTCTGATCTATCTTCCTTCCAAAATGAATTTGAAGATATTGCAAAAGAAGATCAGATTAAGAAACTACATGATTTACTTGGACCTCACATGTTGAGAAGATTGAAGACTGATGTACTCAAG AACATGCCAACCAAGTCAGAGTTCATCATTCGTGTGGAGTTATCACCACTGCAGAAGAAATACTACAAATACATTCTTACTCGTAATTTTGAGGCCCTTAACTCAAGAGGAGGAGGCCAACAG GTTTCTTTGCTCAACATTGTTATGGATCTGAAGAAGTGTTGCAACCATCCATACCTCTTCCCAGCAGCAGCAGAAGAGGCCCCTAAACTGCCAAATGGGATGTATGTAAGCAGAGACCTTGTGAAGGCCAGTGGCAAGTTCATTCTCTTGGAGAGTATGTTGGAGAAGCTCAAACGTGATGGTCATCG tGTGTTGATTTTCTCTCAGATGACAAGGATGTTGGATGTCCTGGAAGACTTCTGTGAGGGCATGGGCTACAAATATGAAAGAATTGATGGTGGCATCACTGGTCAAGCTCGTCAAGAGGCCATTGATAG GTTCAATGCTCCAGGTGCCCagcagtttattttcttattgtctaCTCGTGCGGGTGGTTTAGGTATCAACTTGGCCACTGCAGATACTGTCATCATCTACGATTCAGATTGGAATCCACATAACGATATTCAAGCTTTCTCCAGAGCTCATCGTATTGGTCAGGCAAATAAG GTGATGATTTACCGGTTTGTGACTCGTAACTCTGTGGAGGAAAGAGTCACACAGGTTGCCAAGAGAAAGATGATGTTGACCCACTTGGTTGTCCGTCCTGGAATGGGATCAAAAGCCACAAACTTCTCCAAACAAGAATTGGATGATATCTTGAG GTTTGGTACTGAAGAACTTTTCaaagaggaggagggcaaggaggaTGAAGCTATCCATTATGATAACCAGGCAATTGAGGAACTCCTTGACCGTACAAAGGAGGGTATTGAACAGAAGGAGAACTGGGCTAATGAGTACCTCAGCTCTTTCAAGGTTGCTTCATATGTTaccaaagaaggggaagag gaggaaatggaggatgtTGAGGTTTTGAAGCAAGAAGCAGATAATACAGATTCCCTTTACTGGGAACGACTTTTGCGCCATCACTTCGAGCAACAACAGGAAGATCTGGCAAGAACACTTGGAAAGGGTAAACGAGTCAGGAAACAG GTGAACTATAACGATGCAGCAGATGGTAGAGAAGATCTTAGCTGGCAAGAACAAGGATCAGACTACAACTCTGACTTCTCCATGCcatcagataatgataatgatgatgaatttgatgaaaagaatgaaa CTGAAGGAGGTCGTAGATCACGCCGTCGTGGTGACAGAGGTGACCGTGATCGTCCATTGCCACCACTTCTTGCCCGAGTTGGAGGAAATATTGAA GTTCTGGGATTCAATGCCAGACAGCGCAAGGCTTTCCTTAATGCAGTTATGCGTTATGGAATGCCCCCTCAAGAAGCCTTCAACTCTCAATG gttggTTCGAGACCTTCGAGGCAAGAGTGAGAAGTGCTTCAGAGCATACACATCTCTCTTCATGCGCCATTTGTGTGAACCTGGTAATGACAATGCTGAAACATTTGCTGATGGAGTGCCTCGTGAAGGATTAAGTAGACAACACGTTCTCACCAGAATCGGAGTGATGTCACTCATTCGCAAAAAG ATTTCAGAGTTTGAGACAATCAATGGCCATTACTCAATGCCAGAAGCTCTAAATAGGCCTGTTGAGCCAGCTGTAGTTGATGGTGGCAAAAGCAATGGAACATCTGCTTCTG GCACACCAGCAACAAGTGTAACTCCATCTCCAGCACCATCTGTGAAGGGAGAATCAGAAGACAAGGAAGAGGACAAAAAGGAAGAAGCTAAGAAAGAAGATGACAAGAAGgctgaagataaagaaaagaaggatgaaaaggagacagaaaaggaagaagaaaagaaggaagagaaggtagaaaagaaggaggaagaaaaaactgaaggagaaaaagaaaag AAGGATGAACCTGCTGAAACCCCAGAAGtgaaggcagaggaagaagaaaagaaggaaacagaacaaactgagaagaaggaggaaccaGAGAAGATGGAAGTAGAGGAGaccaagaaggaagaggagaagaaggaggaagtgaaaatggaaactgaagaaaaagaacagaaggaagaacagaagactgaagagaaggaagag GCTGAGGTCAAGGCTGAAAAAGTTGAGAAGacagaggaggataaggaggctgaaaagaaggaagaagtcaagaaagaggaggaggagaaggaagatgagaaagacaaagagaaagaaaaggagaaggaaggagataaagataaGGACAAGGACaaagataagaaggaggaagatgataagAAAGATTCCAAGAAGAAGGATGTGGATTCCGTGGCAAAGAGAAAGTTCATGTTCAACATTGCTGATGGTGGGTTCACTGAGCTGCACACACTGTGGCAAAACGAGGAAAAGGCAGCTGTTCCCGGCCGCGAGTATGAGATCTGGCACCGCAG aCATGATTATTGGCTGCTTGCTGGTATTGTTACCCATGGGTATGGAAGGTGGCAAGACATCCAGAACGATGTCAGGTTTGCCATCATCAATGAGCCATTCAAGATGGATGTGGGCAAGGGTAATTTCTTGGAAATTAAGAACAAATTCCTTGCCAGAAGGTTCAAG CAGCTGTTAGAGCAAGCACTGGTCATTGAGGAACAGCTGCGTCGTGCAGCATTCCTTAACTTGCAACAGGATCCTCATCATCCTGCGTGTACCTTGAATGCTCGTTTCGCTGAAGTGGAATGTCTGGCTGAATCACACCAGCACCTCAGCAAGGAGTCCCTGGCTGGAAATAAGCCAGCAAATGCAGTCCTAAATAAG GTGCTGAACCAGCTGGAAGAGCTGCTGTCAGACATGAAGTCTGATGTCACACGGTTACCTGCTTCCCTTGCTCGTATTCCCCCTGTGGCCCAGCGTCTCCAAATGTCTGAGCGTTCTATCCTATCTCGCCTGGCCTCAGGCGCGGGTAATGTGGACAAAAGCGCTCAAGGAGCAGGTGAGG GTCAGATTTCGACCACATTCCCCGGTGGCTTCACCCCTACTGGTGCGCTGCCAACCCTGGGTAACGCCAACTTTGCTAACTTCCGACCCCAATATTCACTACCGGGAGCTGCAACAGGACCAG GTGTGCCATCTGTGCAGGTGAGCAGCCTCCAGAGCCTGGGTGCAAGCCTTCACATGCTTGCTGCCTCCAACCCTCTACTGGACCCACACTTGAGCATGCAGCAGCCCCCAACCTCTCACAGTGGGGCAATATCTGCTGCCACTCGAGCATCCCTTCTTCTTcaccaacagcaacagcagcaactcCAGCAGCATTCAGGAGACACAAAAAACCTGATATACTTGGATTAG